CAAGGGGGAGATGGTTTCAAGTcttaaaaaagttgagttttcctttaatttagtagggcgtataacttatgaatggagtgacaaatctgaagtcagattcatCTGAATACCTGAAACTACTTAATTGTGCAATGAAGATGATGGTTGCACATAGAATTTCAGATTCATTTTTATTGCTGAAGTCTTGGGCCTGGCGGCCTCCAGTAGTATTGGGCCTATACTACTgatgaatattttttgttttgacagTTTTTCATGCTGTAGTAGCATAATAGGGCAGAGTTGGTTTATTGAGTATATTACTGTACATAAGAATTATAGATCAATAGGCAATAGCTCGGCAAGGCAATATGCTAGTAATATTAGAACATCAATGTTCTTAAACTTGGagtaaaaaattacattaagttttaAGTTAGGATAAAACATTGTTTATCAGTTATTAATGAAGTAAGTGTGTTATTAGAATATTATTAAAGATATAAGTAAGGGTATACTAATGAACTCTGATAGTAGTTTTGAAgtaataattcttattttacttCGGTTTTATATGAAactatataatttataaattgctGGAACGAATctttttacttgaaaattttatttgcttttgaTATGTaacctttttaaatttatgcATTCAAAGATAAATCTATAACAAACGTGTTTTAGTCTATATCCTCTAAATCTGTAATTCcaaattttaaaggtttttgggcggattaattaaaatttttagttaaaaaaaggattttatgtGGTTCAGTTATTCCTAAAATAGTGTTAGTTCCATTGAATGTGGATACAGGGAATCGCCAGTTATAGAGGTATCCTAGAGGCTTTTATTCAAATTCTTAGATGAGCTGagttaagaatttcaaaatttatacacTTTGGGGGAATTTATACACTTAGGGGGATGTATATTATAGACGATATTCAAAGTCTAAATGTTATTGTCATCCTTGGAAGCCAGTGTTTAATTTTTAGGATTTAGCATGGATAGGCAAGGGTTATTTATAGGCAAAGGGTTATTATTAAGGGTTATTATAGGCAAAGGTTATAGGCCAATAGCTTCGTATCATAACACTTTGTATCGCAGTTTATAGTTTATTCGAAAAAATGTGTGTATCatacataaaatataatcaaaacacgatctattttctttatttaatcagGAAATCCTGCATAGAATTTTAATTAGTTCCAATAGGCATCGGTGTTTGGTATTCATGTTGATTCAATTAGGCTATTGGTTAGTAAAGCAGTTTTAGCACTAAAGTCAATAATAATGGTGGCCTATTCACTGTTCTACCTATTAATACTGGTTTAGGTAGTCCtttattatctttttgtttGTGAACAAGAAACAGCCAGGTTTTTGcaattaaagtattttgtttttcattttatgaaaTTCTTTATGAGATTCaaagttttttgaactttttttaatttatcggGCAACTTAAGTATTTGGGTTTTTTAGTTCATTtagtaataaattttacaagtttattttaGATCGGTAAGCATAATGTTAATAATTAGGTTTagaattttcatataatttgctTTTAGGTAGGAAGCTGAAGCTTAAACATATACTTTAAGCTGACTTTTCCTAGTATGTTTGTAATGTTTTTCTCGGTTAACTTTGGGTTAACTAAAATTGGTTGAACTATTATAACTACCCATAGCTTTAAAGTCATTAGTAATGAGTTTTTTAGTTACACATTCTCTGGTAGagattgttttatttcttccaAGAGCTTTcatggtatttttttattatttagctaGAACAACATGACACTcagtaaattatgaaaatatatatgtgtatatgggtACTTTTATTTTTGCAGGCCTTACgagcaaaaaagaaacaattttcctagccagaattatattttattccGATCATTAGTTTTAAATATGGCTCTTTGGCTTTAAGtattatttgataatttctgtttgctgaTTTGCTCAGTTTGTTCCTACCTGTTTGTTGGTTTATTCTTTAAAGTAATACTTGTTCCAAGTTTCAACTTGTAGTTAATTTTTGGGTTGTTTgctatttgaaattatttaaatattaaccaagtttaagttttcggtATCTGGcgggtaaaaaaaaggttgttATAGCTTAGAATTTTCCTTTCTAACATGTCTTAATAGTTGGTTCTATTCTTTGAAATATGTTTGTCTATTAAGGAAAGGGGCAggatttgtttaaaaaaattgaaatatccGAATAGCCTATTAAAGGTCTCAGTGacctatgttttttttattttttttttctaaaattactgtTGTGTAGATAATatgtattaaatttaatatatatgcAGTCAAATTACAAAGTCTACTACTCTGTAGGCTATTAGTTAAGAGATTTAGTTTTAGAATATTCTTTTTCATGTTAGGCCTTACTTTATTATAAACTAATTATAATTTCTTTATAATtactaattatattttcttcttataaTTAACTAACACAACCATTCCCATGCCACTGATGACCATAGAAATAAgcgtttctcctttttttctaaggACTAGTTACGATGACTTCTCTTCTactttatatgaaaaaataaataaaaaattttattgtccATTACAACTACACATGAAATGCCACACATTGGAGTATGAAAAGATAATcccaagttttctgtttaattgcCCGTCTGATCTGGCTTAAACCTTAGTGAGTCTTGGCGGAGCATTCGTTGCCCCGTCTCAAGAGATTATTTACCTAGGTCTACCTATTCGAGATTCATTATATTCAACAAGAAAGTTATTGGTGGATAGAAGTGAAAAGAAAATCCGGGCTGCTTATGCTTCTTTAGTGCTATCGCAGACATATACTGACAAAAAAAGCTCCTGGAAAAATGTAAGATGTGTTGTTATTCCCCATGTTTTGTGAATGAAAATGATAAGAAGTAGATTGAAAAgctattctttttttgtgcGAAGTTTCTTCTGAGTGTTCTGATATAGTCCCGTAACACCGTACTGAAAAAAAGTTACGGAGCTCTCGAGCTGATTGTACAGCTTGATAAGGTATATGTAAAATTGTTGTGAAAAGAGGTTTGCCACCCTTGGAGTGGTTTGGTTTTTTGAAAAGTCTAGTTTATTCgtgttttttgtatatatttattcctatttttgaatgtgtctttttctttttttttttggctattccATCGCCATGCCTGTGTTATCGATGGGTTATAAAATACATTCATTCACTCACAAGAAAGGATATAATAAACCAACGAATGACACTTAAAGttaacagaaaataatttaaacaggtaataaataaatatatgcaaacaatACATTCAAAGGCGCTGGCTAATAGcttgaaaatactatttttactaTCAAGTGATGAAGCAAACCGGTGCTTTCCTCTCATTACAATTATTAAAGGGTCGCACAGATTATGCTTAGTTAAAATTCTAGTACTACGTGTCCAAAGTGGTAAGCCCAAAATATACTTTGCATACTTACAGAAGAGGGATCTGATACGCTTCATATCCCTATCagtaaaaataatccaaaaagtAAAACCCAACAGCATTGTAAAACCCGAGAAATTGCTGCGCTTACAAAGTGACCTACAAAATATTAAAGCACCATAAGCCTTTTCAGCCAATCAGGCCTTCACGGGATGTCTTCATATTATGGCCAATGGGGAGCCCAAGATAAGTCATTGCTTTGGTAGAAGAAATCACCTCATCACCGAACTTCTCCTCATAGGAAACATCATCATTACCCTTGGGGTCAAAAACAAGTAGAATACTTTTACTGGCATTAAATGATAGGCTAATTTTAGTATAATAAACATTtaagatgttaaaagttttCTCAATTGGAGGCATAGAGTGGCTTGAGTTTaaaacatcatcagcataattcAATACTAAACCATGAAGTCTGCGATAAATACAAATAGTGATTGTTTGCGATTGTGCCTCAAGGACGCTATTATTATAAAGAGCAGGAGAGGTAATTGAACCTTGACGAATCTTTTCTCGTACAGGAATCATACTCAGAAAAAACAAAGCCCCCATCAACGGGTACCTTAATTTTAACATGGAGCTTTCTATAAATACTTCTAAAACAAGTTACAATGGAGTCATCAAGACCTCGAATCAGAGCCAAAAGTAGCAAATACGAGTGTATACTAGAGTCGAAACCTCGACGCGCATCATGACTACCAAGAACTAGGGGTTCCCCAAGCTCACTCGATTCAATTAAAAGATTTGCAAGAAGGCAATGGATATGATCTCTGCTTACACGCTTTTAAAATCCGAACTTTGAATCCGGGGAATAACAACATACATTTACATCATTAATCACAATCAACACcattaattatattaaacagAAAATACAGTAATTGGACGGTAAGAACCACATACAGAGGGATCATTACCTTGTCTTAAAACAGGTGTCAAAACACCAGTACAAAAATAATCAGTAACTAGACccgaatatatatatagatatcgaTCCTTTAAGCTACTAAAAACAATCATTGTGTTACAGTCTGTAAAACATGTGTGGTTTACAATGTATTCTGCCCTATTGTCACTTTTTATTAACAAACAATAACTTTGTTTCGGTATTTGCATACAGACaatctgaaaaatttatttaaataggcTATGTATTCAGAAAAAAGTATAAACTTACGCTGAAGGCTAAATTTCGACTCACTAAAATCCTTCTGTCATCGTATATATTCTGGTGTTATGAGTTGTTTGACCTCCTTCGAAATGAGGATGTCGTTAATTCACTATTTCACAAACTCACAAATTCTTCTCATCTTGATTATAAGATGTTGTTTGTTCATGAAATTTATGGgacatattttcaaattcaagGGATATATATTCAAATCTATGGGATATATATTCAATATGCGAATAACATCATCTTTGAAGTAAGTCACGAACTTTGTTTAAGGCACGAAGTGGTCGGTtcttgaaaactaattttttatctttttttttgctaatgtaATGAACATTTCAAGAAAGgatattttttgctattttgaaaTCGGGCTgcaaaaataatagtttttacTTCAAGCAGTATAAACCTTTACAGATTGTAACAGGAATCTTAGGGGTTTATGTt
This Artemia franciscana unplaced genomic scaffold, ASM3288406v1 Scaffold_449, whole genome shotgun sequence DNA region includes the following protein-coding sequences:
- the LOC136043319 gene encoding uncharacterized protein LOC136043319, whose amino-acid sequence is MIPVREKIRQGSITSPALYNNSVLEAQSQTITICIYRRLHGLVLNYADDVLNSSHSMPPIEKTFNILNVYYTKISLSFNASKSILLVFDPKGNDDVSYEEKFGDEVISSTKAMTYLGLPIGHNMKTSREGLIG